A region from the Flavobacteriales bacterium genome encodes:
- a CDS encoding AAA family ATPase, translated as MIITRLKLKNWRNFKHVDVSLRERVYVVGPNASGKSNLLDVVRFLRDVAKPNGGGLQKAVADRDGLKRLRCLNARKDPEVLIEVELAETAGQAAEWRYTLGIKSEGTGLQRPIVSQEKVERIGASGQPLLARPNKADQRDAELLTETHLEQVGANKEFRFLAEFFSGVTYLHLVPQLLKFGSKISGSLMEGDPFGQGFLLKVAKASPKVQKSRLKKIETALRACVPNMRELTFEKDPISGAPHLVALFEHWRPGAGWQRENEFSDGTLRLLGIMWSLLDGDGLLLLEEPELSLNESIVERIHRLIVQMQRQAKHSRQVFITTHSEALLSDEALDIREVLRLEPTEDGTVVHEADETDTKLVMSGYTVAEALLPRIKPRKLDQLSLFE; from the coding sequence ATGATCATCACCCGGCTCAAACTCAAGAATTGGCGCAACTTCAAACACGTGGACGTCAGCCTGAGGGAGCGCGTTTACGTGGTGGGGCCCAATGCGTCGGGGAAGTCAAACCTGTTGGATGTCGTGCGTTTTCTGCGCGATGTAGCAAAGCCGAATGGGGGCGGTTTGCAGAAGGCCGTGGCGGATCGTGATGGGTTGAAACGTTTGCGATGCCTGAACGCTCGCAAAGACCCCGAGGTACTCATCGAAGTTGAACTCGCTGAGACCGCGGGCCAGGCTGCTGAATGGCGCTATACGCTCGGCATCAAGAGCGAGGGCACGGGACTGCAGCGCCCTATCGTTTCACAGGAGAAGGTCGAGCGCATCGGTGCATCCGGCCAGCCCTTGCTCGCGCGACCGAACAAAGCAGATCAACGTGATGCCGAGTTGTTGACCGAGACACACCTTGAACAGGTAGGAGCGAACAAGGAGTTCCGGTTCCTTGCGGAATTCTTCAGCGGAGTCACTTATCTGCATTTGGTGCCGCAACTGCTGAAGTTCGGCAGTAAGATCTCGGGTTCGCTCATGGAAGGGGATCCTTTTGGACAGGGCTTCCTTCTCAAGGTGGCGAAAGCAAGCCCTAAGGTTCAGAAGTCAAGGCTCAAGAAGATCGAAACCGCGCTACGGGCATGTGTGCCTAACATGCGAGAACTGACCTTTGAGAAGGATCCCATTTCAGGGGCCCCTCACTTGGTCGCCTTGTTCGAGCATTGGCGTCCTGGCGCCGGTTGGCAGCGGGAGAATGAGTTCAGTGACGGTACGTTGCGCCTACTGGGTATCATGTGGAGTCTGCTGGATGGCGATGGGTTGTTGCTTCTTGAAGAACCCGAGCTTTCGCTCAACGAGAGCATAGTCGAGCGGATCCATCGGCTAATTGTTCAGATGCAGCGCCAGGCAAAACACTCACGCCAGGTCTTTATTACCACTCATAGCGAGGCGCTCCTGTCCGATGAGGCGCTTGACATTCGTGAAGTTCTTCGACTGGAGCCAACCGAGGATGGTACGGTGGTGCACGAGGCCGATGAGACTGATACGAAGTTGGTGATGTCTGGATATACTGTGGCTGAGGCGTTGTTGCCTCGCATTAAGCCGAGGAAGTTGGATCAATTGTCCCTGTTCGAGTAG
- the ettA gene encoding energy-dependent translational throttle protein EttA: MAEEGRQIIFNMVKVGKTLPSGKKILNDIYLGFYYGAKIGILGLNGSGKSTLMRIIAGKEKSYEGDVHLSPGYTIGHLEQEPELDETKTVLDIVKEGVKPITDLLAEYEEVNNKFSDEEIMSDPDKMDKLIARQAALQDKIEAADAWNIDQKLEVAMDALRTPDGDTPIKVLSGGERRRVALCRLLLQQPDILLLDEPTNHLDAESVAWLELHLQQYKGTIIAITHDRYFLDNVAGWILELDRGEGIPYKGNYTNWLEQKTARLAQEEKNESKRQRVLKQELEWVRSNASARRTKSKARLANYEKMQSASTKEKEAKLEIFIPNGQRLGDKVIEFKGVSKSFGDRLLFENLNFTLPPAGIVGIIGPNGAGKTTLFRLITGEEKPDSGTVTIGDTVQLSYVDQSHKDLLPEKTVWEVISYGHEQMLVGGMNVSSRAYLARFNFSGNDQNKKVGILSGGERNRLHLAMTLKSGSNVLLLDEPTNDLDVNTLRALEEGIQDYSGCAVIISHDRWFLDRLCTHILAFEGDSNVYWFEGNFQEYEENRKKRLGGDIVPHRIKYRKLVRG; encoded by the coding sequence ATGGCAGAAGAAGGCCGCCAGATCATTTTCAATATGGTGAAGGTGGGCAAGACGCTCCCTTCCGGAAAGAAGATCCTCAACGACATCTACCTCGGCTTCTACTACGGCGCCAAGATCGGCATCCTCGGTCTCAACGGCAGTGGTAAGAGCACCTTGATGCGCATCATCGCGGGCAAGGAGAAGAGCTACGAAGGCGATGTGCACCTGAGCCCCGGCTATACCATCGGCCATCTTGAACAGGAGCCCGAACTGGACGAGACCAAGACCGTGCTCGACATCGTGAAGGAAGGGGTGAAGCCCATCACCGATCTGCTGGCCGAGTACGAAGAGGTGAACAACAAGTTCAGCGATGAGGAGATCATGAGCGATCCCGACAAGATGGACAAGCTCATTGCCCGCCAAGCCGCGTTGCAGGACAAGATCGAAGCGGCCGACGCATGGAACATCGACCAGAAGCTGGAGGTGGCCATGGACGCCCTGCGTACGCCCGACGGTGATACGCCCATCAAGGTGCTCAGCGGTGGTGAGCGCCGCCGCGTGGCACTGTGCCGTTTGCTTTTGCAGCAGCCGGACATCCTGCTACTTGACGAACCGACCAACCACTTGGACGCCGAGAGCGTGGCGTGGTTGGAGCTCCACCTGCAGCAGTACAAGGGCACCATCATCGCCATCACCCACGATCGTTACTTCCTCGATAATGTCGCTGGTTGGATCCTGGAACTGGACCGCGGAGAGGGTATCCCGTACAAGGGCAACTACACCAACTGGCTGGAGCAGAAGACCGCTCGACTCGCACAGGAAGAGAAGAACGAGAGCAAGCGCCAACGCGTGCTGAAGCAGGAACTGGAATGGGTGCGGAGCAATGCCAGCGCACGCCGCACCAAGAGCAAGGCCCGCCTCGCCAACTACGAGAAGATGCAGAGCGCGAGCACGAAGGAGAAGGAGGCCAAGCTGGAGATCTTCATCCCGAACGGACAACGTCTTGGTGACAAGGTCATCGAGTTCAAGGGCGTGAGCAAGAGCTTCGGTGACCGCCTACTGTTCGAGAACCTCAACTTCACGCTGCCGCCGGCGGGCATCGTGGGCATCATCGGCCCGAACGGCGCTGGTAAGACCACGCTCTTCCGTCTCATCACCGGCGAAGAGAAACCCGACAGTGGCACCGTTACCATCGGCGACACCGTGCAACTGAGCTACGTGGACCAGAGCCACAAGGACCTGCTGCCTGAGAAGACCGTTTGGGAAGTGATCAGCTACGGCCACGAGCAGATGCTGGTGGGCGGCATGAACGTGAGCAGCCGGGCCTATCTGGCGCGCTTCAACTTCAGCGGCAACGACCAGAACAAGAAAGTGGGGATCCTCTCAGGGGGTGAACGCAACCGTCTGCACTTGGCCATGACCTTGAAGAGCGGCAGCAACGTGCTCTTGCTGGACGAACCGACCAACGACCTGGACGTGAACACGCTGCGCGCCCTGGAGGAAGGCATCCAGGACTACAGTGGCTGCGCGGTCATCATCAGCCACGACCGCTGGTTCCTCGACCGTCTGTGCACCCACATCCTCGCCTTCGAGGGCGATAGCAATGTGTACTGGTTCGAGGGCAACTTCCAGGAGTACGAGGAGAACCGCAAGAAGCGCCTGGGCGGCGACATCGTGCCGCACCGCATCAAGTACAGGAAGTTGGTGAGGGGGTGA
- a CDS encoding KTSC domain-containing protein produces the protein MKRITDSRKLLDAPANATLKDLNTLYKGLMKKHHPDRFQDEAEKAQAEATSQQVIEAYKFLESIHPETHAKNTEDFEKTLTSMIANWQYKNQVLTIFFGDGSEYEFFGVPPKVYNKFRTTDGTVRFLKRNVIGEYPQRKASGAKAVE, from the coding sequence ATGAAACGTATCACCGATAGCCGCAAGTTGCTCGACGCACCGGCCAACGCCACGCTGAAAGACCTCAACACCCTCTACAAAGGGTTGATGAAGAAGCACCACCCCGACCGCTTCCAGGACGAGGCCGAAAAAGCGCAGGCCGAGGCGACCAGTCAGCAGGTCATCGAGGCGTACAAGTTCCTGGAGAGCATCCACCCGGAGACGCATGCCAAGAACACGGAGGATTTCGAGAAGACGCTCACGAGCATGATCGCCAACTGGCAGTACAAGAACCAGGTGCTCACCATCTTCTTCGGCGACGGCAGCGAGTACGAGTTCTTCGGCGTGCCGCCCAAGGTGTACAACAAGTTCCGCACGACCGACGGCACCGTGCGCTTCCTGAAGCGCAATGTCATTGGCGAGTACCCGCAGCGGAAAGCGAGCGGGGCGAAGGCGGTGGAGTGA
- a CDS encoding PspC domain-containing protein — MKKTVTANISGTVFHIEEDAFLKLGRYLDSIRAKFTGTDGREEIMADIEARIAELFHQRLEGRNVVSITDVDHVIGVMGQPEDYAGEEDGAGAGPSGNDPTRTAKRLFRDPDDKWVGGVLSGLAAYIGMEALWARIGFLVLCIPFMGTLFLVYILMWILVPKADSAADRLQMRGEAVNVDNIKRVFEEGGERFKRGAEQMANEAQDLGKQWEPKAKAWGHEAAHAARRTGRSVGNVLGKVIGIALIVASVVMLMSLISGAVGVSVAGWTGAWGSGNMGSMDLGGLLFDSHGHALWLVICGLLVLAIPVIGLLIAGFHLLMDTRAPRWLGWTLTLVWVASLIATITLGVGLAHDFRQSARNRTEATIQQPTGRTIHLGVMPGDTAEWQYNVTFDDGDLHWEHDGLSLANGMVHGGWADCDVERSPDSLFHLIIVRQARGIGAKEAAARASHIEHALHQQGDTIFLSSLLSFPATDKWRGQDLDFTLQVPYGASVHFMEGAQHVIHDVDNVHNIWDGNMINRTWTMTSKGLLDLNAPTEEDENERDYEEDRKLRDERLKQEADSLRAKQTAAIVFRKPAPKKNAAPQCAMASVPEEASALAIRMPDILSVLPFPR; from the coding sequence ATGAAAAAGACAGTGACCGCCAACATCAGTGGCACCGTGTTCCACATCGAGGAAGACGCCTTCCTGAAGCTGGGCCGCTACCTGGACAGCATACGCGCCAAGTTCACCGGCACCGACGGCCGCGAGGAGATCATGGCCGACATCGAGGCGCGCATCGCCGAGTTGTTCCATCAGCGCCTGGAAGGCCGCAATGTGGTGAGCATCACTGACGTGGACCATGTGATCGGCGTGATGGGCCAACCCGAGGATTATGCCGGGGAGGAAGACGGTGCAGGCGCCGGCCCGTCAGGCAATGACCCCACGCGCACCGCCAAACGCTTGTTCCGCGACCCTGACGACAAATGGGTGGGTGGTGTGTTGAGCGGCCTGGCCGCCTACATCGGGATGGAAGCGCTTTGGGCACGTATCGGTTTCCTCGTGCTGTGCATTCCCTTCATGGGCACGCTCTTCCTCGTGTACATCCTGATGTGGATCCTGGTGCCGAAGGCCGATAGCGCCGCTGACCGCCTGCAGATGCGCGGTGAAGCAGTGAACGTGGACAACATCAAGCGCGTGTTCGAGGAAGGCGGGGAGCGTTTCAAGCGTGGCGCCGAGCAGATGGCCAACGAGGCTCAGGACCTTGGAAAACAATGGGAACCCAAAGCCAAGGCTTGGGGCCACGAGGCAGCCCATGCGGCACGGCGCACGGGTCGAAGCGTGGGCAACGTTCTGGGCAAGGTCATCGGTATCGCGCTCATCGTTGCTTCCGTGGTGATGTTGATGTCCCTCATCAGCGGGGCTGTCGGTGTAAGTGTGGCGGGCTGGACCGGGGCGTGGGGCAGTGGGAACATGGGGTCAATGGACCTTGGAGGTCTCCTGTTCGACAGCCATGGCCACGCGCTCTGGCTGGTGATCTGCGGGCTACTGGTTTTGGCCATCCCCGTCATCGGTCTGCTCATCGCCGGCTTCCATTTGTTGATGGACACTCGCGCACCCCGGTGGTTGGGATGGACCTTGACCTTGGTGTGGGTGGCGTCGCTGATCGCCACCATCACGCTGGGTGTCGGCCTTGCCCACGACTTCCGTCAAAGTGCACGCAACCGCACTGAGGCTACCATCCAACAACCCACCGGCCGCACCATCCACTTGGGCGTGATGCCGGGCGACACCGCCGAGTGGCAATACAACGTCACCTTCGACGACGGCGACCTGCACTGGGAGCACGATGGCCTGTCCTTGGCCAACGGCATGGTGCACGGTGGTTGGGCCGATTGCGACGTGGAGCGAAGCCCGGACAGTCTCTTCCACCTGATCATAGTGCGACAAGCCCGTGGCATCGGCGCAAAGGAAGCAGCAGCCCGCGCCAGCCATATCGAGCATGCCTTACACCAGCAAGGTGATACGATCTTCCTGAGTTCCCTCCTCTCCTTCCCTGCCACGGACAAATGGCGCGGGCAGGACCTCGACTTCACGCTGCAAGTTCCCTACGGCGCGTCGGTGCATTTCATGGAAGGCGCACAGCACGTGATCCACGATGTGGACAACGTGCACAACATCTGGGACGGCAACATGATCAACCGCACTTGGACCATGACCAGCAAGGGACTGCTCGACCTGAACGCTCCCACCGAAGAGGACGAGAACGAGCGCGACTACGAAGAGGACCGCAAACTGCGCGATGAGCGCCTGAAACAGGAGGCCGACTCGTTGCGCGCCAAGCAGACCGCTGCCATCGTGTTCCGCAAACCGGCCCCGAAAAAAAATGCAGCGCCCCAATGTGCCATGGCATCCGTTCCCGAGGAAGCATCAGCACTGGCCATCCGCATGCCCGATATCCTGAGCGTCCTACCGTTCCCGAGGTAA
- a CDS encoding glycosyltransferase family 39 protein has product MLIAGASIFLLLVAALALRASQRSFAEVRGWRGGIAHEGETGHCTPALDRSAVRGEGWAAWVAGLLSAGDLFGRRLPARRLKEQGTAWDVFVRDARGSLRHSRRFGSGDQRYWVYGLIAFGALLRVLQMGAPVIHDEAFTYTGFASRPFGEVLSDYSSPNNHMLHTLLVKVSTSVFGVGTWQLRLPALLAGIAVLPLFYLFARAMFNRYIALVGLALLAGSGGLIEYSALGRGYSLGWVFFLCGLLAGRHFAKTNNTVSAVAVGVSCALGMWTVPTSMYWAATVYVWLVLYLGGKYSSSLQQRIAKLLLSVSVFVVLALLFYSPVLIVHGLPYLMSHPELGETSWDKFVAHHQDSSFDLWIYIVDTSRAWIAFAGYAGIMYAAYITSKYRKLFAAMLIACVPLVLVQMNVAPPSTWNWMVIIFHLSSAIALFYLLKFIQNKFAPSFNKRFRTRATAVVLALGTGALSTYLLPRAVGLPRYPEADLAAEQLAGLLRPGDVVLAEHPWEAVTQFEAMAHGIQRAHFHLPGHPVPGPGTRVYLLVSPASGQTTATVLEYHSLASGAFSPPVKLKDWTRLEIHAAVAR; this is encoded by the coding sequence ATGCTCATCGCCGGTGCATCCATATTCCTGCTGCTCGTCGCGGCATTGGCCTTAAGGGCCTCGCAACGGTCTTTCGCCGAGGTGCGTGGTTGGCGTGGCGGTATTGCTCATGAAGGTGAGACGGGGCATTGCACGCCCGCCCTGGACCGATCGGCTGTTCGTGGCGAGGGCTGGGCGGCCTGGGTGGCCGGGCTCCTGAGCGCTGGTGACTTGTTCGGCCGCAGGCTTCCGGCCCGAAGACTGAAGGAGCAAGGCACCGCGTGGGATGTGTTCGTGCGGGATGCGCGCGGATCGTTGCGCCATTCCCGACGCTTCGGTTCCGGCGACCAGCGCTATTGGGTGTACGGGCTCATCGCTTTCGGCGCGCTACTGCGCGTGCTGCAGATGGGCGCGCCGGTCATCCATGACGAGGCGTTCACGTACACCGGCTTCGCCTCGCGCCCGTTCGGCGAAGTTCTCAGCGACTACAGCTCACCGAACAACCACATGCTGCACACCTTGTTGGTCAAGGTCAGCACGTCCGTGTTCGGGGTGGGCACATGGCAGTTGCGTTTGCCCGCGCTGCTGGCCGGCATTGCCGTTCTGCCGTTGTTCTACCTCTTTGCGCGGGCCATGTTCAACCGCTACATCGCCTTGGTCGGCCTGGCGTTGTTGGCCGGAAGCGGGGGCCTCATCGAATACAGCGCTCTGGGCCGGGGCTATAGCCTTGGCTGGGTGTTCTTCCTCTGCGGGCTATTGGCCGGGCGCCACTTCGCGAAGACGAACAACACGGTGAGCGCGGTAGCGGTGGGTGTATCATGCGCCTTGGGCATGTGGACCGTGCCCACCAGCATGTACTGGGCGGCCACGGTTTACGTGTGGTTGGTGCTCTACCTCGGCGGTAAGTACTCATCGTCGTTGCAGCAGCGCATAGCGAAGCTTCTGCTGTCCGTGTCCGTTTTCGTGGTGCTGGCACTGCTGTTCTATTCACCCGTGCTCATCGTGCATGGGCTTCCTTACTTGATGAGCCATCCGGAGCTTGGCGAAACCAGTTGGGACAAGTTCGTTGCACACCACCAGGACAGCAGTTTCGACCTGTGGATCTACATCGTTGACACCTCTCGTGCCTGGATCGCTTTTGCCGGATATGCCGGCATCATGTACGCGGCGTACATCACGTCCAAGTACCGCAAACTGTTCGCCGCCATGCTCATCGCATGCGTTCCGTTGGTTCTGGTACAGATGAACGTGGCACCACCGAGCACCTGGAACTGGATGGTCATCATCTTCCATCTGAGCAGTGCCATTGCATTGTTCTACCTTCTGAAGTTCATCCAGAACAAGTTCGCGCCGTCGTTCAACAAGCGGTTCCGCACGCGTGCCACTGCTGTGGTCCTGGCATTGGGGACCGGAGCGCTCAGTACGTACCTGTTGCCGCGTGCCGTGGGGTTGCCCCGGTATCCGGAAGCCGACTTGGCTGCAGAGCAGTTGGCCGGGCTCTTACGACCGGGGGATGTGGTGCTCGCTGAGCATCCTTGGGAGGCCGTTACCCAATTCGAGGCCATGGCGCACGGTATCCAACGCGCCCACTTCCATCTGCCCGGGCACCCGGTGCCAGGGCCCGGGACCCGCGTTTATCTTTTGGTGAGCCCGGCCAGTGGGCAAACCACTGCAACGGTCCTGGAGTACCATTCGCTCGCTTCAGGGGCCTTCTCGCCCCCGGTGAAGCTGAAGGACTGGACGCGGCTGGAGATCCACGCCGCAGTGGCGCGGTAG
- a CDS encoding PadR family transcriptional regulator: MNVENTKAQMRKGVLEYCILSTLAKGEAYPPDIIESLKDAKLIVVEGTLYPLLTRLKNAGYLTYRWEESRSGPPRKYYKLTTVGQKFLKELDDTWDELAQAVKKTTSRKNP; the protein is encoded by the coding sequence ATGAACGTAGAGAACACCAAAGCGCAGATGCGGAAAGGCGTGCTGGAGTACTGCATCCTCAGCACCTTGGCAAAAGGCGAGGCCTACCCGCCGGACATCATCGAGAGCCTCAAGGACGCGAAGCTCATCGTGGTGGAAGGCACGCTGTACCCCCTGCTCACCCGACTGAAGAACGCGGGCTACCTCACCTACCGCTGGGAGGAAAGCCGGAGCGGGCCGCCCCGCAAGTACTACAAGCTCACCACCGTGGGCCAGAAATTCCTGAAGGAGCTCGACGACACCTGGGACGAGCTCGCACAAGCCGTGAAGAAGACCACCAGCCGCAAGAACCCCTGA